A segment of the Methylomonas paludis genome:
ATCAAACAGCACTTTTTTGCCGTTATCGAAGATACCGTCAACGAATTTTCCAATGCCACCCTGTCAGTACAATTTGAAATAGGCAGTAAAAAAGCACCTGCGGTCAAGGCTGCCGTACTTAGTAAAAATTCTGCGCAGAAAAAAAATCAGCCGAATTTTCTCAACAAAGCGTTCACTTTTGAAAGTTTTGTGGAAGGCAAATCAAATCAGCTGGCTAGAGCGGCTTCGATAACCGTTTCCGAGAATATTGGTAAAGTCTATAATCCCTTGTTTATCTACGGCAGTTCAGGCCTGGGTAAAACCCATTTGATGCACGCCATCGGCAATGCGGTTTTACTGAAAAATCCCAATGCCAACATTGTTTATCTGCACTCGGAAAAATTCGTGCAAGATATGGTCAAGGCCTTGCAGCAAAACAGCATTAATCATTTCAAAGAATATTATCGCAGTATTGATATTTTACTAATGGATGATATCCAGTTTCTGGCCGGTAAAGAGCGCTCCCAGGAGGAGTTTTTTCATACTTTCAATAATCTGTTGGATCAAAAACATCAGGTTGTACTGACCTGCGATAAATATCCTAAAGAAATTAATGGGCTGGAGGACAGGCTAAAATCACGATTCAGCTGGGGCTTGCCGGTAGCGATAGAACCGCCTGATTTGGAAACCAGAACCGCTATTTTGATCAAAAAAGCCCAGGCTGTTGGAGTTGATCTCCAACAGGAAATAGCGTTTTTCATCGCCAAGCGTATCCCATCCAATGTCCGGGATTTGGAAGGTGCTTTACGCAGAGTAGTGGCCAATTCGCAGTTTACCGGGCGGGAAATCACCCTGGAGTTTACCAAAGAAGCCCTGCATGATTTGATTAGTTTGCAGGATAAACTGGTCAGTATCGATAATATTCAGAAAACCGTTGCCGAGTATTTCAAAATACGGGTGGCGGATTTATCGGCTAAAAATCGCAAGCAATCCATCACGCGCCCTAGACAGGTTGCCATGTGTTTGGCCAGAGAGTTGACTTCGCATAGCTATCCGGAAATTGGTGATGCCTTTGGCGGGCGTGATCACACAACAGTGATTAACGCCTGTAAACGTATAGCCGAATTAAAAGTGGATGATGTGAAAATGGCGGAAGATTACAAAAACCTGTTGCGTACCCTTTCGCAATAACACCGGTCAGTCGGCTTCGTTTTCAGGATTAGTTGGATTCAGCGTCAAGGGTGAGCGCATTAAAATGAGTACCAGAACGATGGCGGGTAAGCCGATAATCGCCGAATAGATAAAAAATACATCATATCCAAAAGTCACGGCCACATTGCCGGAAAAACTGCCTACCAACTTGGCAGGTAAAGTCATCAGCGAGCTGAACAAGGCGTACTGAGTGGCCGTATAAGCGGTATTGGTTAAGCTGGATAAATAAGCTATCAGGGAGGCTGCGGCAATGCCGCCGCTCAAGTTGTCAGCGCTGATAACCCAAGCTAGTGATGCCAGGGTAGGTTGGCTGGAAGCCAAGCCGGCAAACAGCAAATTGGTTAATGCTGCCAAGACGGCACCCAGCAGCAATGGCCGCATAATGCCGAAACGCACCACCAGCAGGCCGCCCAGCCAAGTGCCGATAATAGTCATAAAAAAACCGAATACTTTACTGATGTCGGCGATGTCTTTTTTGCTGAAACCCAAATCAAGATAGAACGGAATGGCCATTACGCCCATCGCCATATCACTCATTTTGTAAACCGCGATCAACATTAAAATCGAAACCGCAGATTTGCCGTTACGTTGAAAAAATTCTACGAAAGGACTAATGACGGCATCGGAAAACCACTTTAACAAGTTGGCAATAAAGGGTCTGACTTTGTTGACGCCCAGAACTGACTCAATACGTGCTTCTATAGCTTTAGTGCGGGTGTCGGTGTTATGTTCAGGTTCAGAGATTGAGATCGTGGTAATAATGCCTACCAACATGGTACAGGCCATAAATCGGTAAGCCGATTGCCAGCTGAAATATTCAGCAATGTATAACACACCGGCTCCGGCAGCGAGTAAGGCCAGACGGTAGCCAAACACATACATGGCGGCCATTGCCCCCTGGTATTTGGGGATGACGGCCTCAATCCGGTAAGCGTCGATGGCAATATCCTGAGTGGCTGAGCAAAAAGCCACACATACGGCCAGGATAGCTACATGTTGCAAGTGCAGATGCGCATCTATGGTACTGATGCCTAACAGCCCCAAGGCAATGCCGGTCTGAGATAACAGCATCCAGCTTCTTCTCATGCCTAATAGTTTAAACAATACAGGCAGGTGCAGCCGGTCTATGATCGGTGCCCAAAAAACTTTGATGGAATAAGCAATGCCGACCAAGCTGAAATAGCCAATGATAGACAAGGAGATTTGTTCGTCTGCCAGCCAGGCAGAAAGCGTTGATGAGACTAGCGAATAAGGCAAGCCTGCTGAGAAGCCCAGCAGAATCATGCCCAGCACGCGCGGCTGGGCATAAACTGAGAAAGCGCTACGCCAACTGGCGTTGGTATTGGTCATGCGCTTTCCCTCAAATAGCTGCGATGAATGTGCAGGTTTAGCTGTTGATTAAATAATGGGTAAAGATACTGGCGGCATAACCGGCAGCAATCGCGGGTGTCCATTTCAAATGGCTGAAAAAAGTGTACTTGTGATTGGATTGTCCCATCAACGCTACACCAGCAGCCGAACCGACAGAAAACAGTGAGCCGCCTACACCTGCAGTCAGGGTCACCAGCAGCCATTGATACAGATCCATATCCAGGTTCATGTTCAATACCGCAAACATCACCGGAATGTTGTCAACAATAGCTGAAATGATACCAACCAGAATGTTGGCAGTAGTGTCACCCAAGCCATCGTACATGGCAGATGACAATAATTCCAGATAACCAATATAGCCTAAACCGCCTACCGCGAATACTACGCCAAAGAAAAACAGCAAAGTATCCCATTCAGCTTCTTTGACTTTTTCGAAAATATCAAAGCGAGCCCCAGTTTCCTGATCGGGGTAGGTGACTTTTAAATAATAGCCATACAACATCAGAATGGACAAGCCCAGCATCATGCCCATAAACGGTGGCAAATGCAGGAATTGTTTGAAACTGACTGCAAACATAATGGTTAACAGAAACAGGCCGCACACTTGAATTGCGCCGGGCTTTAATACAACCGCTGCTTCATTGGTGGCCAGTGGCTGACCTGAAGGAATTGCCCTGGACATGAAGAAAGCCGGAACCACAAAGTTGACCACTGAAGGAACGAACAGACGGAAAAAGTCGAAGAACTCGGCATAACCAGCTTGCCATACCATCAGGGTGGTAATATCACCAAATGGACAGAATGCACCGCCGGCATTGGCCGCAATCACCAGATTGACGAAGCCTACGGAAACAAACTTTTCGTTATCTGCACCTACAGCCATTACTACGGCACCGACCAACAGCGCCGATGTCAGGTTATCAGCCACTGCAGACAGGAAAAAGGTAATGATACCGGTAATCCAGAACAATTGTTTGTAACCGAATTGTTTTCTGATCAGCCAGGAACGCAAGGCTTCAAACACATTACGTTCGGCCATGGAGTTGATATACGTCATAGCTACCAGCAGGAACAGCATCAGCTCGGCATATTCTTTCAGATCATGCTCAAATGCCTGATGTAATTCGCCGCTGGGAATGCCGGCATCGCTGGCCAACACAGACACATGTGCCCAGATAATCGCAGCCGCAAGAATCACTGGTTTGGATTTGCGTAAATGAGTAAATTCCTCAGTCATGACAAAGCCATAGGCTATCAAGAACACCAGAACAGTATAAATGCCTCGTTCGGTGCCCGTTAAGCCCAGATTTTTAAATTCTTCAGCATGAGCCAGTTCCGGCAATAACAGCAGACCGGCCATAATTAATAGTACGCGTAGCAAGATAACCCCCTTCCCAAATCTTAAGTTATAGTTTTTATGAAAGCAGTATAAAAATAACGCCACATGTTATCATTAGACAGCAATTTTTGTCATTTAATCACAGGCAGTATATTATCCACCACAAGCAACTTAAACAAATGCTGTTTCAAAGGCACGTAATCTAAATGTATCAATATACCGACGACGATCAAACACTCATAGATGAGAGAGTAACCCAATTTCGCAGCCAGACGCAGCGATTTTTGCAAGGACAACTTGGGCCTGATGAGTTTAGGGCTCTGCGCTTGATGAATGGCTTGTACATTCAGACCCATGCCCCCATGTTACGCGTTGCAATACCCTATGGATTACTTTCTTCCCAACAATTACGCAAACTGGCCAAAGTAGCTCGTGACTACGATAGGGGGTATTGTCACTTTACTACCCGTCAGAATGTCCAGTATAACTGGCCGGAGCTGGCAACAGTACCTGATTTGCTGGCCGAGCTGGCCACAGTGCAAATGCACGCCATTCAAACCAGCGGTAATTGCTTAAGAAATACCACTTCGGACCATTTGGCCGGCGTCTCACCGGATGAACTGGAAGATCCGCGTCCTTATTGCGAAATTATTCGTCAGTGGACAACACTGCATCCTGAGTTTGCGTTTTTACCCCGCAAATTCAAAATTGCCGTAAGCGGTTCCGAACACGATAGAGCGGCAGTGCAGTTACATGATATCGGTGTATATCTGGTCAAAAACGAGGCAGGAGAAATCGGCTTTAGAGTTTTGGCGGGTGGTGGATTGGGTAGAACACCCATCATAGGCCAAACGGTTAAAAGCTTTTTGGAGAAAAAATATCTGCTGTCTTACCTGGAAGCCATTGTTAGGGTTTATAACCTGCACGGTAGACGTGACAATAAATATAAAGCCCGTATCAAAATTCTGGTCAAGGAAACCGGGCTGGAAAAATTTACCGCGATGGTGGAAGAAGAATGGCAGCGCACTAAAGATGACATTCTGTTGAGTGATGCCCAGATTGCCGCCATGCAGGCCCAGTTTACTCCGCCGCCGTATGCTGCTGATGCGGCAAATCATACCGGCCATAAAACTCAGGCAGAAGTTGATCAAGGTTTTGCCAAATGGTTGAAACATAACACGGTTGATCACCGTATTCCCGGCTATCAGGTTGTTTTCGTTTCATTGAAAGCACCGGATTCACCGCCCGGCGATATTACCGCCGATCGACTGGATGCGCTGGCAGACTTGGCCGATCAATACAGCTTTGCGGAAATAAGAAGCACGCATCGGCAAAATCTGGTGTTGGCCGATGTTAAGCAGGCTGATCTATTCGAGCTTTGGCAAAAACTGGATGCCATTAAACTGGCCACCGCCAATATCGGTACTGCAACCGATATGATCTGCTGCCCAGGCCTGGATTTCTGCTCGCTGGCCAATGCCAGTTCCATCAGTGTTGCCAAAGAAATCAACGAAGCTTTGGACGACATTGATTATCTACACGATATCGGCGATCTGAAAATTAATATGTCGGGTTGCATGAATGGTTGTGCTCATCAAAGTGTCGGCCATATCGGCATTTTGGGCGTCGACAAAAAAGGCGAAGAGTGGTATCAGCTTACCCTTGGCGGTTCATCTGATAATGAAGCGGCAATTGGCGAGCGTTTGGGGCCGGCTGTGGCTAAAAATCAGATTACCCAAACCGTAGTTGCCATTCTGGATGTCTATATTCAACAGCGCCTGGCAGACGAAACCTTTTTACAAGCCGTCAAACGTATCGGCCTGGAACCATTTAGAGATAGAGTTTATGCAAATCATTAAAGATAAACAAATTGTCGAAAACCAATGGACATTTATCGACGATGACAGTGAAATTGGCGCGGATGCCGGCAATATCAGCGTATCTTTGCAACGTTGGCAAAACCAAAGTCAGTCATTACTGGATAGAGCCGGAAAAATTGGGGTCAGATTGCTACCTGCCGATAATATCGACGACTTGGCAAATCATCTGGACCAGCTGGCCCTGATAGAATTGAATTTCCCGGTGTTTACAGACGGCAGACTGTTTTCCCTGGCACGCCTGCTGCGCAGTAAGTATGGCTTCCAGGGGGAGATTAGGGCCGTAGGTCATTACTTGCCGGATCAAGTCTATTTTCTGTCCCGGGTTGGTGTCAACGCCTTTGCCTTGGAAAATCAGTCCCAAATTCCGCTCGTTCTTACCAGCTTGGCAGATTTTAGCGTTAACTATCAGTTATCCAGCCAATAAGACAGCCAAATCAATAAACCAATAATCAACCCCCGGCGTTGCCGGGGAATATTTAAGTTGTTTTAAATTCCGGTACCAGTTTTTTTAGCAAGCCCAGAATATGGTTTTGGTCGCATTGTTGACAAGCTGTTACCAGTTCTGCAGCTAATGCCGCCCACTCATCACCGGCATAAACTCGGGCATGGGCTTTCCGTAATTTTTTATAGCGAGTTTCCTGCAGAAGTTCTTGTTCGTGAAACAGTTCTTCATAGAGCTTCTCTCCGGGGCGTAATCCCACGTATTCGATACGTATCTCGTTACCAGGTTCTTTGCCGCTCAAGCGGATCATTTGCTCGGCCAGATAGCTGATTTTAATGGGTTCGCCCATATCCAGAACAAATACTTCTCCGCCTTGACCGACAGCTTCAGCCAGCATAATCAACTGGCAGGCTTCCGGAATGGTCATAAAGTAGCGGGTAATGTCTGGATGCGTCACTGTCACTGGTCCACCGGCCTTTATCTGCGCTCGGAACAGAGGTACCACACTACCTGCTGAATCGAGGACATTGCCAAAACGCACCGTGGTAAAACGGGTGGCGTCCTTACGATCCAGGTTTTGGCAAAGAATCTCGGCGGCGCGCTTGGTGGCTCCCATTACATTGCTGGGATTGACCGCCTTATCGGTGGAAATTAACACAAATCTGCCGACACCGGCGGCAATTGCGGCTTCGGCCAAGATTTTAGTGCCGATCAGATTATTGTGTACCGCCTCCCTGACCTGATGTTCCAGTAAGGGCACATGTTTATAGGCAGCCGCATGAAAAATAATTTCCGGCTGCAGTCCCCGAATCAAGCGTTCAACGGTAAGTGCATCGGCAACATCACCCAATATGGCCTGATGTGATAACTGTGGATAAAGTTGGTTTAAGTCAGCGTCAATTTTATACAAATTGAATTCGCATTGATCAAAAATGATCAATTGTTTAGGGTGGGCTTTAGCTAACTGGCGGCAAAGCTCGGAGCCGATAGAGCCACCACCACCCGTTACCAAAACAATTTTATCTTGCAAACTGCCTTGAATAGTTTGCCAGTCCAGCTTGACCGGATCCCGGCCCAGAATGTCTTCTATGGACACATTTCTCAGATTGGTCTTGCTCACCGTCCCGTGTAACAATTCTTTTACCGACGGTAAGGTTTGAAATGGAAGCCGGCAACTTTCACATACATCCACAATACGGCGCATTTGAGCGGCACTAGCCGAAGGTACCGCAATCAAAATTGCCTCAACCTGTAATTGATTGATCAGATGCGGCAATGCCTCTACGGCACCCAGGACGCTGATACCCCGTATCGCGCGGTTTAGGGAAGCCGGCGCATCATCAACGAAGCCTACCGGAAAATAGCCGCTATCGGCATTTGATATTAAGTCGCGCACCAGCATTTCACCAGCGCAACCAGCACCTACGATCAATGCGCGTTTACCGCGCCGATCCAGATAAGCCTGTTCTCTCCAGAACCGGTACGTCAGACGCGGGATGGTCAAAAATGCCAGTAAATTCATTATATATAATGGCAATATTGAACGCGGCACACCAGCCAGTCGGTTATACAAAAACAATAGAACGGCAATCATGAAAGCGCCGATTATTACAGCCTTGCTGATACGAACCAGATCAGGTAAGGATGAAAAACGCCAGACACCCCGATAGAGCCCAAAAGACCAAAATTGGCTGACTTGCACCGCACAGATGATCGGCAAATAATGCACGGCCAAATCAAAAAAATTATCTGGAATTTTTTGCAGGTTGAAGCGTAACCAATAGGCTCCAAACCAGGCCAAAGGTATCATGCCCAGATCGTGTAAAAAAATGGTCGTACGAGAGCGAAATCTAAATTTCATAAAATTACACTGCCTGCGTTCCGGCTTTAAAAAAGCCGGCTAAAGCCAGTAATGGTAGATAGCTGATAAATAAACCCAGCCAGGCATAATCAGTCTGAAAAAATACCAGCACGGCTATCGGTAACAACCAGAACAGATTGATCAGCCAACAGGCTATCAATACCCGTAAATGTCCATATTGCCTGGCCGCGTACTGATAGGTATGCGAACAATGTGCCTCATACCATTTTTGGCCGGTAAGGGCCCGTATCGACAAGGTATAACTGGTATCCACCACAAATATTCCAAATAATATCAAGCCACAATAAAGCAACACAGGGCTTTGCCGGCTGGCCATAATGATCAGGATGCCCAATAGCAAACCAAGAAAGCCGCTGCCGACATCCCCCATAAAAATTTTAGCTGCTGGCCAGTTCCACACCAGAAAACCCAAGGCCGCAACCCCCAACATAAAAGCGGCTATGGCCAGCTGTTGATTTACCGAAAATAACAATCCCGCCAAACCCCAAGATACAAACACCGCTTCAGAACCGGCAATACCGTCAATGCCATCCATGAAATTAAATAAATTCAACAGCCAAACCAATAGCACTGTCAGCAGAATAAAGCTTAGCCAACTTATGGAAATAAACGGGTTTTCAGCGTTTGGTGCTATGGTCTCGGGCCAGCCATACAAAAAAAACAGGGTTGATG
Coding sequences within it:
- the dnaA gene encoding chromosomal replication initiator protein DnaA, with the protein product MSSIWNNCLSKLEHEIPSADFSTWIRPLQAVETDKQLKLLAPNRFIIDHIKQHFFAVIEDTVNEFSNATLSVQFEIGSKKAPAVKAAVLSKNSAQKKNQPNFLNKAFTFESFVEGKSNQLARAASITVSENIGKVYNPLFIYGSSGLGKTHLMHAIGNAVLLKNPNANIVYLHSEKFVQDMVKALQQNSINHFKEYYRSIDILLMDDIQFLAGKERSQEEFFHTFNNLLDQKHQVVLTCDKYPKEINGLEDRLKSRFSWGLPVAIEPPDLETRTAILIKKAQAVGVDLQQEIAFFIAKRIPSNVRDLEGALRRVVANSQFTGREITLEFTKEALHDLISLQDKLVSIDNIQKTVAEYFKIRVADLSAKNRKQSITRPRQVAMCLARELTSHSYPEIGDAFGGRDHTTVINACKRIAELKVDDVKMAEDYKNLLRTLSQ
- a CDS encoding AmpG family muropeptide MFS transporter, which produces MTNTNASWRSAFSVYAQPRVLGMILLGFSAGLPYSLVSSTLSAWLADEQISLSIIGYFSLVGIAYSIKVFWAPIIDRLHLPVLFKLLGMRRSWMLLSQTGIALGLLGISTIDAHLHLQHVAILAVCVAFCSATQDIAIDAYRIEAVIPKYQGAMAAMYVFGYRLALLAAGAGVLYIAEYFSWQSAYRFMACTMLVGIITTISISEPEHNTDTRTKAIEARIESVLGVNKVRPFIANLLKWFSDAVISPFVEFFQRNGKSAVSILMLIAVYKMSDMAMGVMAIPFYLDLGFSKKDIADISKVFGFFMTIIGTWLGGLLVVRFGIMRPLLLGAVLAALTNLLFAGLASSQPTLASLAWVISADNLSGGIAAASLIAYLSSLTNTAYTATQYALFSSLMTLPAKLVGSFSGNVAVTFGYDVFFIYSAIIGLPAIVLVLILMRSPLTLNPTNPENEAD
- the nhaD gene encoding sodium:proton antiporter NhaD — encoded protein: MAGLLLLPELAHAEEFKNLGLTGTERGIYTVLVFLIAYGFVMTEEFTHLRKSKPVILAAAIIWAHVSVLASDAGIPSGELHQAFEHDLKEYAELMLFLLVAMTYINSMAERNVFEALRSWLIRKQFGYKQLFWITGIITFFLSAVADNLTSALLVGAVVMAVGADNEKFVSVGFVNLVIAANAGGAFCPFGDITTLMVWQAGYAEFFDFFRLFVPSVVNFVVPAFFMSRAIPSGQPLATNEAAVVLKPGAIQVCGLFLLTIMFAVSFKQFLHLPPFMGMMLGLSILMLYGYYLKVTYPDQETGARFDIFEKVKEAEWDTLLFFFGVVFAVGGLGYIGYLELLSSAMYDGLGDTTANILVGIISAIVDNIPVMFAVLNMNLDMDLYQWLLVTLTAGVGGSLFSVGSAAGVALMGQSNHKYTFFSHLKWTPAIAAGYAASIFTHYLINS
- a CDS encoding nitrite/sulfite reductase, coding for MYQYTDDDQTLIDERVTQFRSQTQRFLQGQLGPDEFRALRLMNGLYIQTHAPMLRVAIPYGLLSSQQLRKLAKVARDYDRGYCHFTTRQNVQYNWPELATVPDLLAELATVQMHAIQTSGNCLRNTTSDHLAGVSPDELEDPRPYCEIIRQWTTLHPEFAFLPRKFKIAVSGSEHDRAAVQLHDIGVYLVKNEAGEIGFRVLAGGGLGRTPIIGQTVKSFLEKKYLLSYLEAIVRVYNLHGRRDNKYKARIKILVKETGLEKFTAMVEEEWQRTKDDILLSDAQIAAMQAQFTPPPYAADAANHTGHKTQAEVDQGFAKWLKHNTVDHRIPGYQVVFVSLKAPDSPPGDITADRLDALADLADQYSFAEIRSTHRQNLVLADVKQADLFELWQKLDAIKLATANIGTATDMICCPGLDFCSLANASSISVAKEINEALDDIDYLHDIGDLKINMSGCMNGCAHQSVGHIGILGVDKKGEEWYQLTLGGSSDNEAAIGERLGPAVAKNQITQTVVAILDVYIQQRLADETFLQAVKRIGLEPFRDRVYANH
- a CDS encoding DUF934 domain-containing protein; amino-acid sequence: MQIIKDKQIVENQWTFIDDDSEIGADAGNISVSLQRWQNQSQSLLDRAGKIGVRLLPADNIDDLANHLDQLALIELNFPVFTDGRLFSLARLLRSKYGFQGEIRAVGHYLPDQVYFLSRVGVNAFALENQSQIPLVLTSLADFSVNYQLSSQ
- a CDS encoding polysaccharide biosynthesis protein; amino-acid sequence: MKFRFRSRTTIFLHDLGMIPLAWFGAYWLRFNLQKIPDNFFDLAVHYLPIICAVQVSQFWSFGLYRGVWRFSSLPDLVRISKAVIIGAFMIAVLLFLYNRLAGVPRSILPLYIMNLLAFLTIPRLTYRFWREQAYLDRRGKRALIVGAGCAGEMLVRDLISNADSGYFPVGFVDDAPASLNRAIRGISVLGAVEALPHLINQLQVEAILIAVPSASAAQMRRIVDVCESCRLPFQTLPSVKELLHGTVSKTNLRNVSIEDILGRDPVKLDWQTIQGSLQDKIVLVTGGGGSIGSELCRQLAKAHPKQLIIFDQCEFNLYKIDADLNQLYPQLSHQAILGDVADALTVERLIRGLQPEIIFHAAAYKHVPLLEHQVREAVHNNLIGTKILAEAAIAAGVGRFVLISTDKAVNPSNVMGATKRAAEILCQNLDRKDATRFTTVRFGNVLDSAGSVVPLFRAQIKAGGPVTVTHPDITRYFMTIPEACQLIMLAEAVGQGGEVFVLDMGEPIKISYLAEQMIRLSGKEPGNEIRIEYVGLRPGEKLYEELFHEQELLQETRYKKLRKAHARVYAGDEWAALAAELVTACQQCDQNHILGLLKKLVPEFKTT
- a CDS encoding glycosyl transferase, which gives rise to MLIPVLTIFLVSIVLTGLIRYYALTHQVLDIPNQRSSHSKPTARGGGLAIVMSFFGGLILLFLQHDLPGAWFAALSAPLPVAIVGLLDDHAHIAARWRLLVHISSAASTLFFLYGWPETIAPNAENPFISISWLSFILLTVLLVWLLNLFNFMDGIDGIAGSEAVFVSWGLAGLLFSVNQQLAIAAFMLGVAALGFLVWNWPAAKIFMGDVGSGFLGLLLGILIIMASRQSPVLLYCGLILFGIFVVDTSYTLSIRALTGQKWYEAHCSHTYQYAARQYGHLRVLIACWLINLFWLLPIAVLVFFQTDYAWLGLFISYLPLLALAGFFKAGTQAV